A genomic stretch from Flavobacterium humidisoli includes:
- a CDS encoding contractile injection system tape measure protein: MEEINSHIVSSLKWDTTFDQKKEAYRLQERLSAWSKISLPREVTSIFDELCPQEQSWRIELLELDLGSCDYGDLEFDLSRKIRNLLKEKIAELILYQNNQKQNGIAVYNKEKSILENLTVFLLEGYLPWNYQSKEGSVNHIMAELLQNNLAEVIAIIKKTGMSHEEVRKRIAWQFDEKNITKIIAALEPNNSSAIIEFSATMVNIQVKETIIQTSTASFKKNLWFFILNFLLLERGTLFNKLAFMKSSILQMANHYNIAYTELIILIENTIVKLSDKTSQNNDFIACLTILTQEYETQKSENYKFETATNYWSLLEQLLNNKANRRFKTDKDNLNELIMVLNSENKTKFNALLQPIFKDESLLVSLLMDLNETSIKILYSKLDTTPSQLHTESIIYLKQLSQTFKLKTNHKALWQIGILFLIQNKNTDNASFLLFCIKELSKKNNLSHEHLLAMFTNAKIPATIKSNNAAVIFSNLNAIYCKEISRNNSNYPAVHFKNLVVKLELELQKNSTKSVFFIDLQRSLAKTILLHPKMAFEAMLSYGNKEILKKILPLVLNREMLQLLIKTANYKKTKLVQTMQVVYEFLNEKDKYDFPEELMTDDLLLLGMQEILFHPEHNSSLFLESIIVQLSKKVTETKRNDYFQFIAKLIQSKRIKSFGVAIKKTFLNQLKNTKSIDTVSLALLIQNSSKEDQHELARLLSANFNDAGFVLLRKQDRKESENILLYFLTNGVALKKNWIQKTSSVLIRNIKSVSETKIIAALNELFWNTILKYSVYKGNEVLFEKLLQKELKLYLKKNLAKEKIKPQSETKSSEYANLESDFMPFLENNEISDYIVSSETVESISTDLLFEMESLPEKEKYKWISSILIERQIPSAFSISKTIQIKDILNAVLVKEPKIFFRIIKKEFIPEAQIDWLCRTINFHHLCNAVSQLDKNKELSLRILEKFNHVLGNVKIKGLAAKEMQHLLLRKLLKAVTNDNWRLIAIDKIWNELIWEVVTKKGISKKSFLADMEKYIYQFPPALQLGFKEILRAEKQTSTVLKQTEIVSKMEHNKTKENPKNSPKQGIPVRNAGIVLLNDYIAMLFERLSLTSERKFISNEHQVRAVQYLQYLITGMQETEEVYLPLNKVLCGLPLTDTVPDYIEISDQEKQLINGLIQAAISHWPEIGDCSVDGFRGNWLVRDGILVELEDKWELTVEKRAYDILINRSPFAFSIMKYHWMDKPLHVIWPY, encoded by the coding sequence ATGGAAGAAATAAATAGCCATATTGTATCGAGTCTAAAATGGGACACCACTTTTGACCAAAAGAAAGAAGCTTACAGACTTCAGGAGCGTTTAAGTGCTTGGAGCAAAATTTCGTTGCCTAGAGAAGTTACTTCTATTTTTGACGAATTATGCCCGCAAGAACAAAGTTGGCGAATTGAATTGCTTGAACTTGATCTTGGTTCCTGCGATTATGGTGATCTCGAATTTGATCTTAGCCGAAAAATACGAAATTTATTAAAAGAAAAAATAGCCGAATTAATTCTGTATCAAAACAATCAAAAGCAAAACGGAATTGCGGTTTACAATAAAGAAAAATCAATTCTAGAAAATCTTACGGTCTTTTTGCTAGAAGGCTATTTACCATGGAATTATCAAAGCAAAGAAGGTTCTGTAAACCACATTATGGCAGAACTGCTTCAGAATAATCTAGCTGAGGTTATTGCGATTATTAAAAAAACGGGAATGTCTCATGAGGAAGTGAGAAAACGAATTGCATGGCAGTTTGACGAAAAAAACATCACTAAAATAATCGCCGCACTTGAACCTAACAATAGTAGTGCTATTATCGAATTTAGCGCAACAATGGTTAATATCCAGGTCAAGGAAACGATTATCCAAACGAGTACGGCAAGTTTCAAAAAGAATCTATGGTTCTTTATTCTAAACTTTTTACTGCTCGAACGCGGAACTCTTTTTAATAAACTCGCTTTCATGAAAAGCAGTATTCTGCAAATGGCCAATCATTACAATATTGCTTACACTGAACTTATTATTCTAATCGAAAATACGATTGTAAAACTCTCTGATAAAACGTCGCAGAACAACGATTTTATTGCTTGCCTTACAATACTAACGCAGGAATATGAAACGCAAAAAAGCGAGAATTACAAGTTTGAAACGGCTACCAATTATTGGAGCCTATTAGAGCAATTATTAAACAATAAAGCCAATAGAAGGTTTAAAACCGACAAAGACAATTTAAACGAATTGATAATGGTATTGAATAGCGAGAATAAAACAAAATTTAATGCGCTACTCCAGCCCATTTTTAAGGATGAAAGTTTGCTTGTTTCGCTGCTTATGGATTTAAATGAAACTTCGATAAAAATACTGTATTCAAAACTGGATACTACTCCATCGCAGCTTCATACCGAATCTATCATTTATCTAAAACAATTGAGCCAGACTTTTAAACTAAAAACAAACCATAAGGCTTTATGGCAAATTGGAATTCTATTTCTTATTCAGAATAAAAATACCGACAATGCTTCTTTTCTGCTATTTTGCATTAAAGAATTAAGCAAAAAAAATAATCTGAGCCATGAGCATTTATTGGCCATGTTTACTAATGCTAAAATTCCTGCAACGATAAAAAGCAATAATGCTGCGGTTATTTTCTCCAATCTTAATGCTATCTATTGCAAGGAAATAAGCCGCAATAATTCTAATTATCCTGCTGTTCATTTCAAAAATCTTGTAGTTAAGCTAGAACTTGAATTGCAGAAAAACAGTACCAAAAGTGTCTTTTTTATTGACTTGCAAAGATCGCTGGCTAAAACTATTTTACTGCATCCTAAAATGGCTTTTGAGGCCATGCTTTCATACGGAAATAAAGAGATTCTTAAGAAAATACTTCCGCTGGTTTTGAATCGAGAAATGCTTCAATTATTGATAAAAACAGCTAATTACAAAAAAACAAAACTGGTGCAAACGATGCAGGTTGTCTACGAGTTTTTGAATGAAAAAGATAAATATGATTTTCCTGAAGAATTAATGACCGACGATTTATTGCTTCTCGGAATGCAGGAAATATTGTTTCATCCAGAGCATAACTCCTCTTTGTTTCTGGAAAGCATTATTGTGCAGTTATCCAAAAAAGTGACAGAAACCAAGCGTAATGATTATTTTCAGTTTATCGCAAAATTAATTCAGTCCAAACGGATTAAATCTTTTGGAGTTGCTATTAAAAAGACATTTTTAAACCAGTTAAAAAACACAAAATCAATTGATACCGTTTCGCTTGCATTGCTTATTCAAAATTCATCAAAGGAGGATCAGCACGAATTAGCGCGATTATTGAGTGCTAATTTTAATGATGCAGGATTTGTTTTACTCCGAAAACAAGATAGAAAAGAAAGCGAAAACATATTGCTATATTTCTTGACAAACGGAGTTGCGCTGAAAAAAAACTGGATTCAGAAAACTTCTTCTGTCCTAATTCGAAATATAAAATCGGTTTCGGAAACTAAAATTATTGCTGCATTAAATGAACTTTTCTGGAACACGATTTTAAAATATTCTGTTTACAAAGGCAATGAAGTTTTATTTGAGAAACTGCTTCAGAAAGAACTCAAATTGTATTTAAAAAAGAATCTGGCAAAGGAAAAAATAAAGCCTCAAAGCGAAACCAAATCCTCTGAATATGCCAATTTAGAGTCAGATTTTATGCCTTTTTTAGAAAATAATGAAATTTCTGACTATATAGTTTCTAGTGAGACTGTAGAATCAATTAGCACAGATTTGCTGTTTGAAATGGAAAGTTTACCTGAGAAAGAGAAATACAAATGGATTTCATCAATCCTGATAGAAAGGCAAATTCCATCTGCTTTCAGCATTTCTAAAACCATACAGATTAAAGATATTCTGAATGCCGTTTTGGTAAAAGAGCCAAAGATTTTCTTTAGAATAATAAAAAAAGAATTTATTCCTGAAGCCCAAATAGATTGGCTTTGTCGCACTATTAACTTTCATCATTTATGCAATGCGGTTAGTCAATTGGATAAAAACAAGGAATTGTCTTTACGGATTTTGGAAAAATTCAATCATGTATTGGGCAATGTCAAAATAAAAGGATTGGCAGCTAAAGAAATGCAGCATCTCTTATTGCGAAAACTCTTAAAGGCTGTCACCAACGATAATTGGAGACTTATTGCGATTGACAAAATCTGGAATGAATTAATCTGGGAAGTTGTAACCAAAAAAGGAATTTCAAAAAAAAGCTTTTTGGCAGATATGGAAAAATACATCTATCAATTTCCACCCGCTTTACAGCTTGGTTTCAAAGAAATTCTAAGAGCCGAAAAGCAAACCTCAACTGTCTTAAAACAAACTGAAATAGTATCGAAAATGGAACATAATAAAACTAAAGAAAACCCAAAAAACAGCCCTAAACAAGGAATTCCTGTTAGAAACGCAGGAATTGTACTCTTAAACGATTATATCGCGATGCTGTTTGAACGATTGAGTCTAACTTCTGAACGTAAATTTATAAGCAACGAACATCAAGTTAGAGCTGTACAATATTTGCAGTATCTGATTACAGGAATGCAGGAAACCGAAGAGGTTTATTTGCCTCTAAACAAAGTTTTGTGCGGTTTGCCTTTAACCGATACTGTCCCTGATTATATTGAGATCTCTGATCAAGAAAAACAATTAATAAACGGTTTGATACAAGCAGCGATTTCGCATTGGCCAGAAATTGGAGATTGCTCCGTAGACGGTTTTCGCGGCAACTGGCTTGTACGCGACGGAATTCTGGTAGAACTGGAAGATAAATGGGAACTTACGGTAGAGAAAAGGGCTTATGATATATTGATTAACAGATCTCCTTTTGCCTTTTCGATTATGAAGTACCATTGGATGGATAAGCCTTTGCATGTCATTTGGCCTTATTAA
- a CDS encoding ATP-binding protein — protein sequence METNPNIISLYNEMDWLQKVIDQVICSYLLQEGHENRWQDIPLPEANAETEDSVYYKKIIEWNLNLYERLCLALILAPQIKPEILDIFFSKNAMYDRGFTEFGGVINKNHSGFLPTGQTLSFLISAVNPELRIEVLYILNTSNILSREQVLVLENNESNVPILNQVLSINERWLNFFITGTLPKLEHSVSFPAQQISTKLNWEDLVLEEHVMNQVMEINAWLNHGKTLMTEWGLENKIKPGYRTLFYGPPGTGKTLTATLLGKSTNREVYRVDLSMIVSKYIGETEKNLSKIFDVAQHKDWILFFDEADALFGKRTNASSSNDRHANQQTGYLLQRIEDFPGVVILASNLKENMDEAFSRRFQSMIHFTMPTAEERILLWQKAFSGKCQLSPDIAIESIAEEYELAGGAIINVLRFCALAAIQKNETIVNQHDLLEGIRREFKKENKTLVVTQMN from the coding sequence ATGGAAACTAATCCGAATATTATCTCTTTGTATAACGAAATGGATTGGCTGCAAAAGGTAATCGATCAGGTTATTTGCAGTTATCTGCTTCAAGAAGGTCATGAAAACCGCTGGCAGGATATTCCGTTACCCGAAGCTAATGCCGAAACTGAAGATAGCGTTTATTACAAAAAAATAATAGAATGGAATTTAAATCTGTATGAAAGGCTTTGCCTTGCCTTGATTCTCGCACCACAAATTAAACCCGAAATTCTAGATATTTTCTTTAGTAAAAATGCTATGTACGATCGTGGTTTTACTGAATTTGGCGGCGTTATCAATAAAAATCATAGCGGCTTTTTACCAACAGGTCAAACTCTATCTTTTTTAATTTCGGCCGTAAATCCTGAATTAAGAATTGAAGTGCTTTATATTCTGAATACTTCGAATATACTTTCAAGAGAACAGGTTTTGGTTTTAGAAAATAACGAATCTAATGTTCCTATTTTGAATCAGGTTCTTTCGATTAACGAACGTTGGTTGAACTTTTTTATAACAGGCACTTTACCTAAATTGGAACACAGTGTTTCTTTTCCTGCACAGCAAATTTCGACCAAACTAAATTGGGAAGATTTGGTTCTTGAAGAACACGTTATGAATCAGGTTATGGAAATTAACGCTTGGCTCAATCATGGCAAAACTCTTATGACAGAATGGGGGCTTGAAAACAAAATAAAACCTGGTTATAGAACCCTTTTCTACGGGCCTCCAGGAACGGGTAAAACGCTGACAGCAACTTTGCTTGGGAAAAGCACAAACAGAGAAGTTTATAGAGTTGATCTTTCTATGATTGTCTCTAAATATATTGGTGAAACTGAAAAAAATCTATCTAAAATATTTGATGTTGCACAACACAAAGATTGGATTTTATTTTTTGATGAAGCTGATGCGCTTTTCGGAAAAAGAACAAATGCTTCTTCTTCAAACGATCGGCATGCCAATCAGCAAACGGGATATTTACTGCAACGAATTGAAGATTTTCCGGGAGTGGTTATTCTGGCATCCAACTTAAAAGAAAATATGGATGAAGCTTTTTCGAGAAGATTTCAGTCTATGATTCATTTTACAATGCCAACCGCTGAAGAAAGAATTCTTTTATGGCAAAAAGCCTTTTCAGGAAAATGCCAGCTTAGTCCAGATATTGCTATCGAAAGCATTGCCGAAGAGTATGAACTTGCTGGTGGAGCGATTATTAATGTGTTGCGATTTTGCGCTCTGGCTGCCATTCAGAAAAATGAAACAATTGTGAATCAGCACGATCTATTGGAAGGAATTAGACGCGAATTTAAAAAAGAGAACAAAACACTTGTGGTTACTCAAATGAATTGA